The Mycobacterium haemophilum DSM 44634 sequence GTGATGCTGGTGACGGCGCTGCAGGTGACGGCGTTGCTGTTTGCGTTGCCGATCTACGCCCGTCTGACCCGACGCCCGGTGACCCGCTGGGAGTGGACCTGGGCGGTGCTGCTGGCCGGTGCGTTGGCGGTGGTCGTGACGGTCGGGGACCCGGGTGCCGGTGCCGCGCGGGCCTCGGTGGAAACCTGGATCGTGGTGGCCCTGGTTATGGGGCCAACCTTGGTGTGCTGCGTGCTCGGTGCGCGGATCTGGTCTGGCGCGGTGGCCGCGGTGCTGCTGGCCGTGGTCGCCGGATCGTCGCTGGCCTTGTTTGCGGTGCTGACCAAAGCGGTTGTCGAGGTGGTCGGAGGCGGGGTCGGCGCGCTGTTACGCGCGCCGGAGTTCTATGCGTGGATTGCGGCGGCGCTGGCGGGGATGATCTTTCAGCAGTCGTCATTCCGTGCCGGTTCGCTGACCGCCTCATTGCCGACATCGGTCGTGGCCAAACCGTTGGTCGGATCGGTGCTGGGCATCGTCGTGCTCGGCGAGACGTTGGACACTCGCGGGCCACGTGCGTTGGTGCTGGTCGCGGGGGTATTGCTGGTGATCATCGCGACCGTGGCGTTGGCTCATGGCGAGGCCGAATCCATGTCGAAGAAGGTGGCTGAGAAGCTCTCTAGAAAAGCGTCGGGAGACGTGACCGTGGGGGCGAGGGGAAAATCACCCACCGGGGTGGCGCATTAGAGCTTCGGTCTGGGCCTCGGGCCAACGCCGTCGGTCCGTCGCATCGCCGAGACGTTAGTTTGGGGTGTGCTGAGCGCTATCGCGATCGTTCCGTCCGCGCCGGTGCTTGTTCCCGAGCTCACCGGAACGGCCGCCGCCGAAGTGGCCGACCTCGGGACGGCGGTGCTGGCGGCGGCCGCCTGCTTACCCCCGCGCTGGATCGTTGTCGGGACAGGTCGCGCGGACGACGTGGTGGGCCCCGGCGGCGGCCCGGGCACTTTCGCGGGCTTCGGCGCCGACGTGCGGGTTCGGCTGTCACCGCAGGCCGGTGGCGAGGCTGAGTTGCCGGTTGAATTCCCGGTGTGTGTACTGCTCGCCGCCTGGGTGCGGGGCCAGGCCCAGCCGGACGCCAG is a genomic window containing:
- a CDS encoding DMT family transporter, which produces MTKGDIAVFLALCAAFASALGNVVRQRSAQEITDKQVGHLELFRLSVRDGRWWLGAGGAIGNYALQAAALALGSVMLVTALQVTALLFALPIYARLTRRPVTRWEWTWAVLLAGALAVVVTVGDPGAGAARASVETWIVVALVMGPTLVCCVLGARIWSGAVAAVLLAVVAGSSLALFAVLTKAVVEVVGGGVGALLRAPEFYAWIAAALAGMIFQQSSFRAGSLTASLPTSVVAKPLVGSVLGIVVLGETLDTRGPRALVLVAGVLLVIIATVALAHGEAESMSKKVAEKLSRKASGDVTVGARGKSPTGVAH